The following proteins are encoded in a genomic region of Limosilactobacillus reuteri subsp. reuteri:
- a CDS encoding ABC transporter ATP-binding protein — protein MLIKANNLTKRYGTKLALDNVNLQIDRGQLIAYLGTNGAGKSTTINLLTGLMTPTSGMIARRQGIKIGVVFQDSILDKELSVKDNLNFRSNLYHEDHTEWVHHLINLMGLTHFLNQRYGTLSGGQRRRVDITRALITDPDILFLDEPTTGLDLQTRLVIWNLLQRLQKEHGLTIFLTTHYLEEAENADQMYILENGKILVSGLATDIKQHYAPTKLVVTTNGHKLQTNYSEKQLTSQKFSFDGLNCSEVITLLHSNQEYIINFSYTPGSINDAFVKITGKELQ, from the coding sequence ATGTTAATTAAGGCAAATAATCTTACTAAAAGATACGGAACAAAATTAGCTCTAGATAACGTAAATTTACAGATCGATCGCGGTCAATTAATTGCTTACCTAGGTACTAATGGTGCAGGAAAATCAACTACTATCAATCTTCTTACTGGTTTAATGACGCCAACCTCCGGGATGATCGCACGCCGTCAAGGAATAAAAATTGGCGTTGTCTTCCAAGATAGCATTCTTGATAAAGAGCTTTCAGTTAAAGATAATCTTAACTTTAGATCAAACTTATATCATGAAGATCATACTGAATGGGTTCACCATTTAATTAACTTAATGGGTCTCACTCACTTTCTAAATCAGCGCTATGGAACATTATCTGGGGGACAGCGACGAAGAGTTGACATCACTCGTGCCTTGATTACTGACCCAGATATTCTTTTCCTTGATGAACCGACAACTGGATTGGATTTACAAACGCGACTTGTTATTTGGAACCTCCTTCAAAGGCTACAAAAGGAACATGGTCTAACTATTTTTCTAACAACTCATTACTTAGAAGAAGCCGAAAATGCCGATCAAATGTATATCTTAGAAAACGGCAAAATTTTAGTTTCTGGCTTAGCAACCGATATTAAACAACATTATGCACCAACTAAATTAGTGGTTACAACAAATGGACATAAGCTACAAACTAACTACTCTGAGAAACAATTAACATCTCAAAAATTTTCTTTTGATGGTCTTAATTGTTCAGAAGTTATTACATTACTACATAGCAATCAAGAATATATCATTAACTTCTCATATACCCCCGGTTCAATTAACGATGCTTTTGTCAAAATTACCGGAAAGGAGCTTCAATAA
- a CDS encoding ABC transporter permease yields the protein MIALIKRNLKIYFANKIGVLMSCLGALISFFIYIGFLQQNLISSWQSLPHAKEMLDLWMISGIVAIAGITTSFQALGQLVKDRESRTWDDLSLTDLTPFQINCSYLTATIFISTLMQIITFFIMAVYFILVDSITIPTTALLPGLVFIVLGAIGASAVNLIIVDLIHSSTTFSRLSAIIGAASGFMIATYMPYGTLSKSAQFVVKLFPSSYEAASLRSLLLNKLSKKFLPPSSRYQMIEYLGIHFKIHGYQLNNYSNALMIVGMSIVLIGLGAVLANRYQRKS from the coding sequence ATGATCGCGTTAATTAAAAGAAACTTAAAGATTTACTTTGCTAATAAGATTGGTGTCTTGATGTCTTGCCTTGGTGCTTTAATTTCATTCTTTATTTATATTGGTTTTTTGCAGCAAAACCTGATATCTTCATGGCAATCATTGCCTCATGCAAAGGAAATGTTAGATTTATGGATGATTAGTGGAATTGTCGCCATCGCTGGCATTACCACTTCGTTTCAAGCTCTTGGTCAATTAGTCAAAGATCGAGAAAGTCGAACATGGGATGATTTAAGCCTAACTGATTTGACACCGTTCCAAATTAATTGTAGCTATTTAACTGCAACAATATTTATTAGCACACTAATGCAGATTATTACATTCTTCATCATGGCAGTTTACTTTATTTTAGTAGATAGTATTACTATTCCAACTACTGCATTGCTTCCTGGATTAGTTTTTATTGTTTTAGGTGCAATTGGCGCAAGTGCTGTTAATTTAATTATTGTTGATCTAATCCATTCTTCTACGACTTTTAGCCGCCTTTCTGCCATAATTGGCGCAGCTTCCGGATTTATGATTGCTACTTATATGCCCTATGGAACATTATCCAAATCAGCACAATTTGTAGTAAAATTATTTCCAAGTAGTTATGAGGCTGCTAGTTTGCGAAGCCTTCTGCTAAATAAACTAAGCAAAAAATTTTTACCGCCATCCAGTCGGTACCAAATGATTGAATATCTGGGTATCCACTTCAAGATTCATGGTTATCAGTTAAATAATTATAGTAATGCATTAATGATTGTGGGAATGTCTATAGTTTTAATAGGTCTTGGAGCTGTTTTGGCAAATCGATATCAGAGGAAGAGTTAA
- a CDS encoding LytTR family DNA-binding domain-containing protein codes for MQIHFQSDPLLGPDDLNVTVNAVAKNDKVIKLLNYLDKYNQKSSSLIPIKTEDRILTIKQTELIKVEVTKNILSFYTKSDVIQTNGRLYQVLTRLNENFVQVSKHAIINLNHLLSLEAGFTGNMIAKLNFDQRADVSRKYLPELERRLGL; via the coding sequence GTGCAAATTCATTTTCAGTCAGATCCATTACTAGGTCCTGACGATCTTAATGTTACTGTGAACGCTGTTGCTAAAAACGACAAAGTTATTAAGCTGCTTAATTATTTAGATAAGTATAATCAAAAAAGTAGCTCCTTAATCCCAATAAAAACAGAAGACAGGATTTTAACTATAAAGCAAACAGAGCTTATCAAGGTAGAGGTAACCAAAAACATTCTCTCTTTTTATACAAAAAGTGATGTAATTCAAACAAACGGACGACTATATCAGGTATTAACAAGGCTTAACGAAAATTTTGTTCAAGTATCAAAACACGCCATTATTAATTTAAATCATTTACTTTCCTTAGAAGCTGGATTTACTGGTAACATGATTGCTAAATTAAATTTTGATCAACGTGCCGATGTTTCACGGAAATATCTACCAGAGTTAGAAAGAAGATTGGGACTATAA
- a CDS encoding DUF3021 domain-containing protein, with protein sequence MINLKRGIRYFIRGMGYGSITYLAIIAFLTHNMTVSTTSVITVFIISGLIGELSFVFQTELPYSIALVIHLIGTFILYSVMMLINHWPLNWQTIVIFIIVYIAIWLFIRLLEEQHINRINKQIRNRQK encoded by the coding sequence ATGATAAATTTAAAAAGGGGTATCCGTTACTTTATTCGCGGGATGGGTTATGGATCTATTACTTATCTCGCAATTATTGCATTTCTCACACATAATATGACTGTTTCTACTACTAGTGTCATTACAGTGTTCATTATTAGTGGATTGATCGGGGAATTAAGTTTTGTCTTTCAAACAGAACTACCGTATTCGATCGCTCTCGTTATTCACCTAATCGGGACCTTTATTCTATATTCTGTAATGATGCTAATCAATCACTGGCCTCTTAATTGGCAAACCATTGTAATTTTCATTATCGTCTATATCGCTATTTGGCTTTTTATTCGTTTGTTAGAAGAGCAACATATTAATCGAATTAATAAGCAAATTAGAAACAGGCAAAAATAA
- a CDS encoding plasmid pRiA4b ORF-3 family protein, with amino-acid sequence MIDQFIASADGQLMGDDKTARRILDQFLNHFMLKNKICTVTTNLAAPNIFFAGTLDQIDEDLLSATLSNFYVFLSHTGIVSQSASRDVVDYLDTSYDIINGEPELAAPEDDYQDSFIQQLLDELSPAQADTSANVGNRQLINPENYDQAYVITAKLADFKPLASRTFVIKGSSTIEELAETVILMFHGDLAHLYDAINEQTEEFYTQSEDFVPGGMTKVKLDLATVSLLNEKDKLTIHYDYGDGWEFKLHVQKIQPVTNEELPHVQKARGYGIIEDIGGVGALEQYYDDYQKGQVDPDLLDWLGGEAIDLNAVDINELNQLIK; translated from the coding sequence ATGATTGACCAGTTTATCGCCAGTGCTGATGGTCAGTTAATGGGGGATGATAAGACTGCTCGTCGTATCTTGGATCAATTTTTGAACCATTTCATGTTAAAAAATAAAATTTGCACGGTCACTACTAACCTAGCTGCGCCAAACATCTTTTTTGCCGGAACGTTAGATCAAATTGATGAGGATCTTCTTTCTGCTACGTTATCCAATTTTTATGTTTTTCTAAGTCACACAGGGATCGTGAGCCAATCAGCTTCTAGGGATGTTGTAGACTATCTAGATACAAGCTACGATATTATCAATGGAGAACCGGAATTAGCTGCGCCAGAAGATGACTATCAAGATTCCTTTATTCAGCAGTTACTTGATGAACTATCTCCGGCACAAGCAGATACGTCAGCGAATGTTGGTAACCGTCAATTGATTAATCCGGAAAACTATGACCAAGCGTATGTAATTACTGCTAAATTAGCTGATTTCAAACCGCTAGCAAGCCGTACGTTCGTGATTAAGGGTAGTAGTACAATTGAGGAACTTGCTGAAACAGTGATTTTGATGTTTCATGGCGACTTGGCACACTTGTATGATGCAATTAATGAACAGACTGAGGAATTTTATACTCAGTCAGAGGATTTTGTGCCAGGAGGGATGACAAAAGTTAAGCTTGATCTAGCAACGGTCTCATTATTAAATGAAAAAGATAAATTAACTATTCATTATGACTATGGGGACGGCTGGGAGTTTAAACTTCATGTCCAAAAAATTCAACCAGTTACTAATGAGGAGCTACCACATGTTCAAAAAGCCCGTGGTTACGGTATTATTGAAGATATTGGTGGTGTCGGTGCTTTAGAGCAGTATTATGATGATTACCAAAAAGGGCAAGTTGATCCGGACCTTTTAGACTGGTTAGGTGGAGAAGCAATTGACCTTAACGCTGTGGACATCAACGAATTAAACCAGTTAATTAAATGA
- a CDS encoding Crp/Fnr family transcriptional regulator, with protein sequence MKEELCVHLVPLFNQLSLERQRQVEQLVHHQRIKRGTIVVSPDMDDRLMIVKSGHGRMYQLSEDGEERVQRMLKTGDYVGETWLLGVANHSSYVEMTTDSDICILNRQDFIQLIHHQSEIALKLMAGQAAMIESLRQQTRLMGLPNIEERVVTYLKQLMVDQQSSKVKLPLKLKDLSSYLGTTPETLSRTLAQLEADSKLTRHLRTIQIIHL encoded by the coding sequence ATGAAAGAAGAACTTTGTGTTCACCTGGTTCCGCTCTTTAATCAGTTAAGTTTAGAACGCCAGCGCCAAGTGGAACAGCTGGTTCATCACCAGCGTATTAAGCGCGGAACAATTGTTGTGAGTCCAGACATGGATGACCGGTTAATGATTGTAAAAAGTGGCCATGGTCGAATGTACCAACTAAGTGAAGATGGTGAAGAACGGGTGCAACGAATGCTGAAGACAGGTGATTATGTTGGTGAAACCTGGCTCCTGGGGGTTGCCAACCATAGTAGTTATGTAGAAATGACTACAGACAGTGATATCTGTATTCTTAATCGGCAAGACTTTATCCAGTTGATTCACCACCAAAGCGAAATTGCCTTAAAACTAATGGCAGGACAGGCAGCAATGATTGAAAGTCTTCGTCAGCAAACACGGCTAATGGGACTACCAAACATTGAAGAACGGGTAGTGACTTATCTGAAACAATTGATGGTTGATCAACAGAGTTCGAAAGTTAAGCTACCCTTGAAACTCAAGGACCTTTCTTCATACCTTGGGACAACCCCCGAAACATTATCGCGGACGCTTGCCCAATTGGAAGCGGATAGTAAACTCACGCGTCATTTGCGAACGATCCAAATTATTCATTTATAA
- a CDS encoding heavy-metal-associated domain-containing protein: MEKVMMKLDGLTCPSCLTKIQKSVETIDGTDDVKVLFNAGKVKFTLDLAKASPDDVQANIEKMGYTVQGIKVKELSDD; the protein is encoded by the coding sequence ATGGAAAAAGTAATGATGAAACTTGATGGTTTAACTTGTCCATCATGCCTAACTAAGATTCAAAAAAGTGTTGAAACCATTGACGGGACCGATGACGTGAAGGTACTGTTCAATGCGGGAAAGGTTAAATTTACACTAGATTTGGCCAAAGCTTCACCCGATGATGTTCAAGCAAATATTGAAAAAATGGGATACACGGTTCAGGGAATTAAGGTAAAGGAGCTATCAGATGACTAG
- the ltrA gene encoding group II intron reverse transcriptase/maturase produces MRQSQKTEQQADRLSRIGLENRKYTRARSTDYGEGKGMSVTIQDLVLDRNNLNQAYLRVKRNKGAAGIDDMTVNDLLPYLRENKTELIASLREGKYKPAPVKRVEIPKPNGGVRKLGIPTVVDRMVQQAVAQILTPIFERVFSDNSFGFRPHRGAHDAIAKVVDLYNQGYRRVVDLDLKAYFDNVNHDLMIKYLQQYIDDPWTLRLIRKFLTSGVLDHGLFAKSEKGTPQGGPLSPLLANIYLNELDKELTRRGHHFVRYADDCNIYVKSQRAGERVMRSITQFLEKRLKVKVNSDKTKVGSPLRLKFLGFSLGVDHNGAYARPAKQSQQRIKKALKLLTKRNRGISLTRMFEEIQRKMRGWLQYYSIGKLTDFIQRLDKWLRARIRQYIWKQWKKLKTKVTNLQKLGLSQRDAYVFASTRKGYWRTAHSKTLSYSLTNRKLEQLGLMNMSKTLQSIQSD; encoded by the coding sequence GTGCGACAATCGCAGAAAACAGAACAACAAGCTGACCGCTTGTCGAGGATAGGTTTGGAAAACCGAAAGTACACAAGGGCGCGTAGTACCGATTATGGTGAAGGTAAAGGTATGAGTGTCACTATCCAAGACTTAGTCTTGGACCGCAATAACCTTAATCAAGCTTATTTGCGAGTTAAGAGAAATAAAGGGGCAGCAGGCATTGACGATATGACAGTCAATGACCTTCTGCCATATCTCAGAGAAAATAAGACGGAATTGATCGCTAGTTTGCGTGAGGGCAAGTATAAACCAGCACCAGTCAAACGGGTAGAAATTCCGAAGCCTAATGGTGGAGTAAGAAAACTCGGAATACCAACAGTGGTGGACCGAATGGTTCAACAAGCTGTGGCCCAAATTCTTACACCTATCTTTGAGCGTGTTTTCTCTGATAATAGTTTTGGCTTCCGCCCTCACCGTGGGGCTCACGACGCTATTGCAAAAGTAGTAGATCTTTATAATCAAGGTTATCGAAGAGTTGTCGACTTAGACCTAAAAGCCTATTTTGATAACGTTAATCATGACTTGATGATTAAGTATCTCCAACAATATATTGATGACCCATGGACACTAAGACTCATTCGTAAGTTTCTAACTAGCGGAGTCTTAGACCATGGGCTTTTCGCTAAGAGTGAAAAAGGAACCCCACAAGGAGGGCCATTGTCACCACTACTGGCGAACATCTATCTAAATGAGTTGGACAAAGAGTTGACTAGACGTGGTCACCACTTTGTGCGCTATGCGGATGATTGTAACATTTATGTTAAAAGTCAACGAGCCGGAGAACGAGTAATGCGAAGCATTACCCAGTTTCTTGAAAAGCGATTGAAAGTTAAAGTGAACTCAGATAAAACCAAAGTCGGTAGCCCACTACGGTTGAAGTTTCTTGGCTTTTCGTTGGGTGTAGACCACAATGGAGCCTACGCCCGTCCAGCAAAACAATCGCAACAAAGAATAAAGAAAGCATTGAAGTTATTAACTAAACGTAATCGTGGAATATCTCTGACAAGAATGTTTGAAGAAATTCAGCGAAAAATGCGTGGATGGCTTCAGTACTACTCAATTGGGAAACTAACTGACTTTATTCAACGCCTTGACAAGTGGTTGAGGGCCCGAATAAGACAGTATATCTGGAAGCAATGGAAGAAACTTAAAACTAAGGTAACTAACTTACAGAAGCTGGGGCTGTCCCAGCGTGATGCATATGTCTTCGCTAGTACCCGCAAGGGCTACTGGCGAACTGCACACAGTAAGACCTTGAGCTATTCTCTAACAAATAGAAAACTGGAACAACTCGGACTTATGAATATGTCCAAGACGCTCCAGTCAATTCAAAGTGATTAA